ACCGTTCCGGGAAGAGGAATGACGGCACGGGTGAACCGTCAGGAGATTGTGATGGGATCTACTGAGTTCATGAGTGAGAAGAGCGTCTTGATGGATGAGAGCGTGGCTGCCGCTGCGGAAGTATTCCGTTCGACCGGTGCCTCGGTTGTTTTTGTTGCGGTCGCAGGAAAAATTGCCGGTGCGATCGGTGTGTCTGATACGCTCCGGTCTGATGCGAAGTCTGCGGTCACGGAGTTTGAACGGATGGGTCTTCCGGTGACGATGCTTACCGGCGACAACGCCCGTGCGGCAGATGTTGTGGCAGCGGCTGCCGGAATTTCGCATGTTGAGGCAGGTCTCATGCCTGATGATAAGCGTTCGTTCATTCAGAAGATGCAGGAGAAAGGGACTGCGGTGGTGTTTGTCGGCGACGGTATCAATGATACTCCTGCAATGACACAGGCAGATGTTGGTATTGCGGTCGGCAGCGGAACGGATGCTGCGGTTGCGTCCGGCGGCATTGTGCTGCTGAGAAATGATCTGATCGGTGCGGTTGCCGCGGTGCAGCTTGCGAAGAAAGTGTTCGGCAGAATCCGGATGAATCTGTTCTGGGCGTTTGCCTACAATGCGGTTTTAATCCCGCTTGCAGCAGGTGTTTTGTATCCGTTTACACAGGTGATGTTCCGGCCCGAGTATGCGGCAGCGGCAATGGTGCTGAGCTCGGTGACGGTGGTGAGCCTGTCGCTTCTCCTGCGGAGATACACGCCGCCGGCGTTGTCTCTCGCGGATAACTAAATTTTGTAAATTTTTTTTAATAGGGCTTAAGAAATCGCGAATGTTTGTATTATAAAAAATATTGTTTGGGAGAGTGGCAATTGGGCATGATGAGGTAAAAAAACCGCAAATCCACGCAAATCTCGCTCGCTAACGCTCGCTCCGCAAATCGCGTTTGCTGTTCGTCGCTCTCATCCCGCCGGATTCCGGCGGGCTCGTTGCTATCGCAACCGCGACGGCAAACGCTGGACGGCGCCAGTCGGGCGCCGTCATTGCTGAAAAGTATTGATGCAGATTAATTTGAGATTATCCAGTTCCTCAGGCGGCGCCCGAATGGCGCCGTCCAGCGTTTGCAGCTGTGGTCGCGATAGCGACTCCGTTACTGCCGGTTCCGGCAGACGGAGAGCAGCGGTTTGCAAACGCGATTTGCGGAGCGAGCGTTAGCGAGCGAGATTTGCGTGGATTTGCGGTTCTTTTTTTCATAGTGCCCACTCACCACTTTTCCAATCAACATTTTTCATAATACAAAACATTCACCGCCGCGTAACTCTTATTTGAAAAATCGCCATTGGCGATTTTTTATTCGCGCTATTCGCGTCATTCGCGTTTTTCACACAAGGCAGCACTCAACGGTACTCGGGATCCTGCTCGGCCGGACAGAAATTACACAACGCTGTTGGAAAATCCCTCTCCTTCTCACGAATCGGACAGAGAACTTTGTCGCCGTCACGTCTGATCACCGCCCCTCCCGGAAACGGCATCCCGATTGGATGGCCGTACCCGCCCTCGATCAGCATCACATACCCGTAGACCAGCCGGTAAAACAGCTTGGTCATCGGATGCTCAAGCTGCGGAAACGGATCGTTTGGTGATCTGCTTTTCACAAAGCACTGAACCGGCGTTATATCCCAGTATGTACGCCACAACTCAGGATCTTTAAACGGGTGAGCCGTAAAACAGTTCATCCGGTACTTTGTCATGAACGCATGGTACTGATTCAGCAGATCAGAACTGTAGGGCTGATAGCACCTCCGGTACGGATTTGGGAGTTTTCCCACCTCGCGCTGAATGCCGCCGCCGATGTACTGGAGATCAAAAATGGTGTAGCTGCCAAGAGCAGCACCGATTTTTTCCATTGCCTGCGCTGTTTCCTTTGCCGCGATAAGATCACGGACAGTTTTTTCAATAAAATATCTGGACTCGCTGTCCGAGAAGGACAGCACATTCATCTTCGCACGACTGCTGCTGCACCAAGCAGTGCGAGTACCGGCAGAAGGGCACAGACCGGCGCTTTGGTCGGAGCTGCTGGGACCGTTGATCCTGCCGCCGCCGTGGTAGTGGTTACTGCACCTGCTGTCGACTTGAGATCAGCAACAACATTTGCGGTTGCCAGATTTTTCGGCTTCACATCAACCATCATCGCATAATCGTCGTACCCGTCCTTCTTTACCTGTACATAATGCAGACCAAGCTTCGCGTTGTCGATGGACAAGGATCCGCCGGAGATTTTTCCATAGTAGCTGTTGTCCATGTACACCTCGGCATCCTCGGCATTTGAGCTGACCACGACAATACCGAAGTCCTTGGAGTGTTCTGTCTTCTTGCTGACCGGAACCGTCATGCTGACATCCTGTCCTGCGGGAACATATGCCGAGCCTCTCCATATATCATACGTGTTTCCTGGAATTTCGACGCGGAGATTGATCATTGCGTCACCCGGAACGATTACTGATACCGGAGCGTATCCGACAAACTTTCCTGATACCCAGACATCAGCTCCGTCTG
The nucleotide sequence above comes from Methanorbis furvi. Encoded proteins:
- a CDS encoding DUF2115 family protein — encoded protein: MNVLSFSDSESRYFIEKTVRDLIAAKETAQAMEKIGAALGSYTIFDLQYIGGGIQREVGKLPNPYRRCYQPYSSDLLNQYHAFMTKYRMNCFTAHPFKDPELWRTYWDITPVQCFVKSRSPNDPFPQLEHPMTKLFYRLVYGYVMLIEGGYGHPIGMPFPGGAVIRRDGDKVLCPIREKERDFPTALCNFCPAEQDPEYR
- a CDS encoding PEGA domain-containing protein, with protein sequence MKKQICIILISICLLASVGAAAVAAMESDEGRLTINSDPDGADVWVSGKFVGYAPVSVIVPGDAMINLRVEIPGNTYDIWRGSAYVPAGQDVSMTVPVSKKTEHSKDFGIVVVSSNAEDAEVYMDNSYYGKISGGSLSIDNAKLGLHYVQVKKDGYDDYAMMVDVKPKNLATANVVADLKSTAGAVTTTTAAAGSTVPAAPTKAPVCALLPVLALLGAAAVVRR